In one Culex quinquefasciatus strain JHB chromosome 2, VPISU_Cqui_1.0_pri_paternal, whole genome shotgun sequence genomic region, the following are encoded:
- the LOC6041400 gene encoding LOW QUALITY PROTEIN: ras-specific guanine nucleotide-releasing factor RalGPS1 (The sequence of the model RefSeq protein was modified relative to this genomic sequence to represent the inferred CDS: inserted 2 bases in 2 codons), translating to MMRYSEIPRDLSSDSLRCIEISEENLSSQDMRDDALQIDISLQSGPGLPLINSYEHNSAMKQRNKCQCHKKHSIASVGPIDSIIDRSRATTYRRCPTPPSKSQSLPPNASIANIDSIIINCLRVSPEELANQLTLLDFPVFAAIQPDEISSCAWNKKNKAELSPNVVAFTKRFNHTIFWTVQEVLNGISPKERAEIISHFIKVAKHLHELNNLHSLFAITSALXSASVYRLEKTWAQLSKKDRQQFEKLADIFXDTNNWATLREYLESLKLPCIPYLRLFLTDLVYIDLAHPHKGGLEPEQRRIKMNNILRVISNYQGSDYTHIQPISNTLNYLNSVRYIEELQNIFEDDQYKKSLKLEPTLTSPETNGKHSSAKPNTSSTAVDSNQIHPCSLASLNLSPSHKSSSMRFPSSSTPSTSTAKMIGHRKCRSLGTKFRSTSLPRNFHKNLPSVRCKCCIFNKMACTTQTSTTIHRTESFAKSRHLLDDSVLEDKISADTISTGSSDGVIGFEGDTEASADIIGFQGSLRRKTIMKHRRKPTVSSWQRYWVQIWANSLVYFAPKSFKGSERCDYKREPSKICTLEGWNVEVKEVAERSDTFQLVNHQHGHIYKFRTGSPEITTLWLSAINKVISQISPEISNKSPVNLMSFE from the exons ATGATGCGATACTCGGAAATACCACGCGATCTCTCTTCGGACAGTCTGCGATGCATAGAG ATTTCAGAAGAAAACCTAAGCTCTCAAGATATGCGAGATGACGCACTTCAGATCGACATTTCCCTGCAGAGTGGCCCGGGGCTGCCTCTCATAAACTCATATGAACATAATAGTGCCATGAAGCAGCGAAACAAGTGCCAGTGTCATAAGAAGCACTCAATTGCTTCTGTCGGTCCAATCGATTCCATTATAGACCGTAGCAGAGCTACAACTTACAG ACGATGTCCAACACCTCCAAGCAAATCACAAAGTCTCCCACCAAATGCATCGATTGCCAACATCGACTCAATTATTATCAACTGCTTGCGGGTCTCACCGGAAGAACTGGCTAACCAGCTTACGCTACTGGATTTTCCCGTGTTTGCCGCCATCCAGCCTGATGAGATTTCCAGCTGTGCTTGGAACAAAAAGAACAAGGCTGAACTTTCGCCGAATGTGGTGGCGTTCACCAAGCGATTCAATCATACGATATTCTGGACGGTTCAAGAGGTTCTGAACGGTATATCTCCCAAGGAACGGGCGGAAATAATTAGTCATTTTATCAAG GTTGCAAAACATCTACATGAACTGAACAATCTTCACTCCTTGTTTGCGATAACTTCGGCTC AAAGTGCAAGTGTTTACAGATTAGAGAAAACATGGGCACAGCTCTCTAAGAAGGACAGGCAACAGTTTGAGAAACTGGCTGATATTT AGGATACAAACAACTGGGCTACACTTCGAGAATACCTGGAAAGCTTGAAGCTTCCGTGTATTCCATACCTCA GATTGTTCTTAACAGATTTAGTGTACATAGATCTCGCTCACCCTCACAAAGGTGGACTGGAACCAGAGCAACGACGAATCAAGATGAACAACATCTTAAGAGTCATATCAAATTACCAAGGATCTGATTATACACATATTCAACCGATATCAAATACGCTTAACTATCTCAACTCCGTCCGCTACATTGAAGAACTGCAAAACATCTTCGAAGATGATCAATACAA aaaatcactCAAACTGGAACCGACGTTGACTTCGCCCGAAACGAACGGCAAACATTCCTCCGCCAAACCAAACACTTCATCCACCGCCGTTGACAGCAACCAGATCCATCCCTGTTCACTGGCATCGCTGAATCTCTCCCCGAGTCACAAGTCAAGTTCGATGCGCTTTCCCAGCTCCTCAACGCCGAGCACATCGACCGCCAAAATGATCGGCCACAGAAAGTGCCGGAGTTTGGGAACCAA ATTTCGCAGCACTAGTTTACCaagaaatttccataaaaatttaccATCTGTGCGCTGCAAGTGTTG cattttcaacaaaatggcCTGTACCACGCAAACAAGTACTACTATCCATCGCACTGAGTCATTTGCAAAGTCTCGTCACCTGTTGGATGATTCGGTCCTTGAAGATAAAATTTCCGCAGATACCATTTCCACTGGTAGCTCAGATGGAGTAATAGGCTTCGAGGGTGACACGGAGGCTTCCGCCGATATCATAGGATTCCAAGGATCCTTACGACGAAAAACTATTATGAAGCATCGACGCAAACCAACGGTTTCCTCTTGGCAACGCTATTGGGTTCAGATATGGGCAAACTCGTTGGTTTATTTTGCTCCAAAGTCCTTTAAAGG ATCGGAACGTTGCGACTACAAACGCGAGCCGTCCAAAATATGCACCTTGGAGGGTTGGAATGTCGAAGTAAAGGAAGTTGCAGAAAGAAGCGACACGTTTCAACTTGTAAATCATCAACATGGTCATATATACAAATTTCGCACTGGTTCACCGGAGATAACTACTCTTTGGCTGAGCGCAATCAATAAAGTGATATCGCAAATCAGTCCAGAAATCTCCAATAAATCACCCGTGAACCTTATGTCCTTTGAATGA